From Caldanaerovirga acetigignens, one genomic window encodes:
- the ftsE gene encoding cell division ATP-binding protein FtsE produces the protein MIEMVGVSKIYPGGCVALRDINVKIEKGEFVFLVGPTGAGKSTFLKLLFREELPTRGQIFINGKNITRLKPKEVPYLRRRLGVVFQDFRLLPQKTVYENVAFAMEVIEASPREIRKRVPKVIEMVGLSHKMNSRPNELSGGEQQRAALARALVNNPDVIIADEPTGNLDPDTSWEIMKLLDEINKKGTTLIVATHAKELVDAMKKRVLQLEDGQLVRDEERGVYRCET, from the coding sequence ATTATAGAAATGGTGGGAGTATCAAAAATTTACCCGGGCGGATGTGTAGCTCTCAGGGACATAAATGTAAAGATAGAAAAGGGCGAGTTTGTCTTTCTTGTAGGGCCGACTGGGGCAGGAAAATCGACATTTCTAAAGCTTCTTTTTCGCGAAGAATTGCCCACGCGAGGTCAGATTTTTATAAATGGGAAAAACATTACCCGTTTGAAGCCGAAGGAAGTACCTTATTTGAGGAGAAGGTTAGGAGTCGTTTTTCAGGACTTCAGGCTGCTTCCTCAAAAGACCGTTTATGAAAACGTAGCCTTCGCCATGGAAGTTATAGAGGCGTCTCCAAGGGAAATCAGGAAAAGGGTGCCAAAGGTTATCGAAATGGTTGGGCTTTCGCATAAAATGAACTCAAGGCCTAACGAACTTTCGGGAGGAGAGCAGCAAAGAGCGGCCTTAGCGAGGGCTCTTGTCAACAATCCAGATGTAATCATTGCCGATGAACCGACGGGCAACTTGGACCCGGATACTTCCTGGGAGATAATGAAATTGCTGGATGAAATAAATAAAAAAGGCACGACATTAATTGTTGCCACCCATGCCAAAGAACTCGTAGATGCCATGAAAAAAAGAGTTCTGCAGTTAGAAGATGGACAACTGGTAAGGGACGAAGAAAGAGGGGTCTACCGCTGTGAAACTTAG
- the ftsX gene encoding permease-like cell division protein FtsX — protein sequence MKLRTIRYFFKEAFANLFRNGWMSLASIGAVASALIIFGSFLMISINFDYIAKNVESQVEITAYLEDSVDKLKINQIELSIKSLDGVKEVVFVSKEQALEEFKKQVGDELLEGIENPLPNSFRIKVETPQEVSGVAERIQKIEGIEEVKYGKGVVEKLFKITYWMRLMGLAVMAIFATISVFIISNTIRITVFSRRREISIMKYIGATDWFVRWPFLIEGMMLGFTGSLIAIALLAVGYSYLYNIVKLNVPMISLLPLKEFNEYTLGLLLMGTFLGAFGSGFSIRRFLRV from the coding sequence GTGAAACTTAGAACCATTCGTTACTTTTTCAAAGAAGCTTTCGCAAACCTTTTTCGGAACGGGTGGATGAGCTTAGCTTCCATAGGAGCCGTGGCTTCGGCACTGATAATATTCGGCTCTTTTTTGATGATATCGATAAATTTTGATTACATAGCAAAAAATGTGGAATCTCAGGTGGAGATTACAGCTTATCTCGAGGATTCAGTAGACAAGCTTAAGATAAACCAGATCGAATTGAGCATAAAAAGTCTGGATGGGGTTAAAGAGGTTGTATTTGTCTCGAAGGAACAGGCACTGGAGGAATTTAAAAAACAGGTGGGCGACGAGTTACTGGAAGGCATAGAAAATCCGCTGCCTAATTCCTTTCGCATCAAGGTTGAGACTCCTCAGGAAGTTTCAGGGGTAGCGGAAAGGATACAGAAAATAGAAGGGATAGAGGAAGTAAAATACGGCAAGGGCGTTGTTGAAAAGCTGTTTAAAATTACTTACTGGATGAGGCTGATGGGCCTAGCAGTAATGGCGATTTTTGCTACGATATCGGTCTTCATAATATCGAACACCATAAGGATCACAGTTTTTTCAAGGCGCAGGGAAATAAGCATAATGAAGTATATAGGTGCTACGGACTGGTTCGTGAGATGGCCTTTTCTGATTGAAGGCATGATGCTCGGGTTTACGGGCTCGCTGATTGCCATTGCTTTGCTGGCAGTTGGCTACAGTTATTTGTACAATATTGTGAAATTAAATGTTCCGATGATTTCTCTTCTTCCATTAAAGGAATTTAACGAGTACACTCTCGGTCTGCTTTTAATGGGGACATTTTTGGGGGCTTTTGGAAGCGGCTTTTCAATAAGAAGATTTTTGAGGGTTTAG
- the ribH gene encoding 6,7-dimethyl-8-ribityllumazine synthase — MPKIIQAKLTAENLRFGIVVSRFNEFITGKLLEGALDCLLRHGAQDEAIEVYWVPGSFEIPFTAKIMAESGRFDAVICLGAVIRGATPHFDYVAAEVSKGIALVSLETKVPTIFGVLTTDTIEQAVERAGTKAGNKGWDAALTAIEMANLKKLLPTKSGE, encoded by the coding sequence ATGCCCAAAATTATCCAGGCCAAACTGACCGCAGAAAACCTGAGATTCGGCATTGTTGTCAGCCGTTTCAATGAATTCATCACCGGCAAGCTGCTCGAAGGGGCGCTGGACTGCTTACTGCGCCACGGTGCCCAGGATGAGGCTATCGAGGTTTACTGGGTGCCGGGAAGTTTCGAGATACCATTTACGGCGAAAATAATGGCAGAGAGCGGGCGTTTCGATGCGGTAATCTGTCTGGGCGCCGTCATTAGAGGCGCGACGCCGCATTTCGATTACGTTGCGGCCGAAGTTTCTAAAGGGATTGCTTTAGTGTCTCTTGAAACAAAAGTGCCCACCATCTTCGGCGTCCTGACTACCGATACCATAGAACAGGCGGTAGAGAGAGCGGGCACAAAGGCGGGAAATAAGGGATGGGATGCGGCACTGACAGCTATAGAGATGGCCAATCTTAAGAAATTACTACCTACAAAAAGCGGCGAATAG